The following are encoded together in the Rhizobium tumorigenes genome:
- a CDS encoding succinylglutamate desuccinylase/aspartoacylase domain-containing protein: MDVTEIVIEGDTPGIAWKLPVLHFAGSDPSAPKVYIQAALHAGELPGTALLHFLCEKLRAAEVSGGIQSDIVVVPHANPVGAAQSLFGGMEGRFELGSRTNFNRDFPLIALGDRGKLLENLDRLPAVVRLKRQLIHMALGADLVIDLHCDDESLQYAYIDSAFWPEASDLAAALEMEAVLLSDGESSAFEEAVSYAWKYEVPGEKKHRLPGKLSVTVELRGTRDVYPEMARKDADGLWNFLAARGIVRDDDLRLAAFTGPVVPLDNIEMIRTPVAGTVLFHRNIGERVEKGDILATIITAPGMPDSTLDIVAPQAGLIVTRVSDRLVRRGADLMKIGCDAPSSVVRKPGTLEN; encoded by the coding sequence ATGGACGTTACCGAGATCGTCATTGAGGGCGATACGCCGGGCATCGCCTGGAAGCTGCCTGTGCTGCATTTTGCCGGCTCCGATCCTTCGGCGCCAAAGGTCTATATCCAGGCGGCGCTGCATGCCGGCGAATTGCCGGGCACCGCGCTTTTGCATTTTCTCTGCGAGAAACTGCGGGCGGCAGAAGTCAGTGGCGGTATCCAGAGCGACATCGTCGTCGTCCCGCATGCCAATCCCGTCGGTGCGGCACAATCGCTGTTCGGCGGCATGGAAGGGCGCTTCGAGCTCGGCTCGCGCACCAATTTCAACCGTGACTTTCCGCTGATCGCACTTGGCGACCGCGGCAAGCTGCTGGAAAATCTCGACCGCCTGCCGGCTGTGGTGCGTCTGAAGCGCCAGCTTATCCACATGGCGCTCGGCGCGGACCTGGTCATCGATCTCCATTGCGACGATGAATCGCTGCAATACGCCTACATCGACAGCGCCTTCTGGCCGGAGGCTTCCGATCTCGCCGCAGCGCTCGAGATGGAGGCGGTGCTTTTGTCCGACGGGGAGAGCTCCGCCTTCGAGGAGGCCGTGAGCTATGCCTGGAAGTACGAGGTGCCGGGCGAAAAGAAGCATCGGCTGCCAGGCAAACTGTCGGTTACGGTCGAACTGCGCGGTACCCGAGACGTCTATCCCGAAATGGCGAGAAAGGACGCCGATGGCCTGTGGAATTTCCTCGCCGCCCGCGGCATAGTCCGCGACGACGATCTCCGCCTTGCCGCCTTTACCGGGCCGGTCGTGCCGCTCGACAATATCGAGATGATCCGAACCCCAGTCGCCGGCACAGTGCTCTTCCACCGCAATATCGGCGAACGCGTCGAAAAGGGAGACATTCTCGCGACGATCATCACTGCACCCGGCATGCCCGACAGCACGCTGGATATCGTCGCGCCGCAGGCCGGACTGATCGTCACCCGCGTCTCCGACCGCCTGGTGCGGCGCGGCGCGGATCTGATGAAGATCGGCTGCGACGCTCCGAGCAGCGTCGTTCGCAAGCCCGGCACACTGGAGAACTGA
- a CDS encoding ABC transporter substrate-binding protein: MTVFRSFLTAIGVCLVQVFVSHPALAAATKYPLMIDNCGAKITISKAPERAIGLGQNSAEIMLLLDLQDRMAGTAFWPSKVLPQLAEANAKVKLLTVEFPTFETILAENPDFVAAALPSLVGPSSKVAKREDFDKVGVPTYLSPSTCLSTEKVKNEYGSRDQLWNMDQLYKEIDELSQIFDVADRGQALIADLKTREAALRASVSKDGKKLSYVFWFSSPSPSADAYVGGKNGASGFIADVLGGRNAIEAEAEWPTLGWESIIAANPDVIVVANLDRNRWELDKPEAKIKFLTSDPAVSQIAAVKNKAIVVMDGQAMNPTIRTIYGAEQVATQMKAVGLLK; encoded by the coding sequence GTGACCGTATTCAGATCTTTTCTGACCGCCATTGGTGTTTGCCTCGTGCAGGTTTTCGTGAGCCACCCGGCGCTTGCCGCGGCAACGAAATATCCGCTTATGATCGACAACTGCGGTGCAAAGATCACGATAAGCAAGGCCCCTGAGCGTGCTATCGGGCTCGGGCAGAACAGCGCCGAGATCATGCTCTTGCTCGACCTGCAGGACAGGATGGCAGGTACCGCGTTCTGGCCGAGCAAGGTCCTTCCGCAGCTTGCCGAGGCCAACGCCAAGGTGAAACTCCTGACGGTGGAGTTCCCGACCTTTGAAACGATCCTCGCCGAAAATCCCGATTTTGTCGCTGCCGCGCTGCCGAGCCTCGTCGGGCCCAGCAGCAAGGTCGCCAAGCGCGAGGATTTCGACAAGGTTGGCGTCCCCACGTACCTCTCGCCGAGCACCTGCCTCAGCACAGAGAAGGTCAAGAACGAGTATGGCAGCCGTGACCAGCTGTGGAACATGGATCAGCTCTACAAGGAGATCGACGAGCTATCGCAGATCTTCGATGTAGCAGATCGTGGCCAGGCGCTGATTGCCGATTTGAAGACGCGTGAAGCAGCCCTGCGCGCGAGCGTTTCGAAGGATGGCAAAAAGCTATCCTACGTCTTCTGGTTCTCCAGTCCCAGCCCGTCTGCAGACGCCTATGTCGGCGGCAAGAACGGCGCATCTGGCTTTATCGCCGATGTGCTGGGCGGCCGAAATGCCATCGAGGCTGAAGCCGAATGGCCAACGCTTGGCTGGGAGAGCATTATCGCCGCCAACCCGGACGTCATCGTCGTCGCCAATCTCGACCGCAACCGCTGGGAACTCGACAAGCCGGAGGCGAAGATCAAGTTCCTGACCAGCGATCCCGCCGTCAGCCAGATTGCAGCCGTCAAAAACAAGGCCATCGTCGTCATGGACGGTCAGGCGATGAACCCGACAATCCGCACCATCTATGGTGCCGAACAGGTGGCGACCCAGATGAAAGCCGTCGGCCTTTTAAAGTGA